The Polycladomyces zharkentensis genome includes a window with the following:
- a CDS encoding type II toxin-antitoxin system death-on-curing family toxin — MEIRYLTPTQIIEIHYTVMVEFDDLDQAGVKFEDGFISAALRPQSLYFGKELFPTLWDKVGALIQSIAQGHVFHNGNKRTAFAAAQLFLFINGYRLYMDEKEAEEMMVSFVTDPRFKGEEGAREIGRVIEENVKKNC; from the coding sequence ATGGAAATCAGGTACCTAACACCAACACAAATTATCGAAATACATTACACTGTTATGGTTGAATTTGACGATCTAGATCAAGCTGGGGTTAAGTTTGAAGATGGATTCATTTCAGCAGCACTTAGACCTCAATCATTGTATTTTGGGAAAGAGTTGTTCCCTACCCTTTGGGACAAGGTGGGGGCGCTGATTCAATCAATTGCACAAGGTCACGTTTTCCATAATGGTAACAAAAGAACCGCTTTCGCCGCGGCTCAACTATTTCTTTTTATCAATGGTTATAGATTATATATGGATGAAAAAGAAGCCGAAGAAATGATGGTGTCTTTTGTGACCGACCCCAGATTCAAGGGGGAAGAAGGTGCGCGGGAGATCGGCCGCGTCATTGAGGAAAATGTAAAGAAAAACTGTTAG
- the greA gene encoding transcription elongation factor GreA encodes MSQQKKEVLLTEEGLAKVKEELEYLKTKKRHEVAQRLKEAIAQGDLSENSEYDSAKEEQAFVESRIVQLENMIRNAKIINQDAQNKNYVSIGAKVTIQELPDGEKETYVIVGSAESDPTAGKISNESPIGAELIGKREGEIINVPVPSGTIQFKILEIN; translated from the coding sequence ATGTCTCAACAGAAAAAAGAAGTACTGTTGACTGAAGAAGGTCTGGCCAAAGTCAAGGAAGAGTTGGAGTACTTGAAAACGAAAAAGCGGCATGAAGTCGCGCAACGTTTGAAAGAAGCCATCGCGCAAGGAGACCTCAGCGAAAACTCCGAATACGATTCCGCCAAAGAAGAACAAGCTTTTGTGGAATCCCGGATCGTACAGTTGGAGAACATGATTCGCAACGCCAAAATCATCAATCAGGATGCGCAAAACAAAAACTACGTCAGCATTGGAGCCAAAGTGACGATTCAGGAATTGCCCGACGGGGAAAAGGAAACATACGTCATCGTCGGCAGTGCGGAATCTGACCCGACGGCAGGCAAAATTTCCAACGAGTCGCCGATCGGTGCCGAACTGATCGGGAAACGGGAAGGTGAAATTATCAATGTCCCGGTTCCGTCGGGTACGATCCAGTTCAAAATCCTGGAGATCAACTAA
- a CDS encoding CPBP family intramembrane glutamic endopeptidase codes for MNVLKLIGKLLFLFLLSVLGIVCFVSLLFPLYPVNRSLMPVIVGQNAAFVLAAFLTWTWLEKKPLHELGFAEPSPFRSFLRGAGWGTFGIVVPFVLLLTTGWLRVDGFSVSSSTATDFTSALSGFLIVALGEEILVRGYIQTLLVRQWGRIIGVFSASLLFCALHLGNPNLSWLALFNLFLAGVMLGTIKETFGGLWAPIGFHFTWNLCQEMLSIPVSGLHLIEHPVLYTRETGPDWVTGGGFGLEGGAAVTVLLIALTAAFWLQSRKQTASDHSHTSGLTK; via the coding sequence ATGAACGTGCTAAAATTGATCGGAAAGTTGTTGTTCTTGTTCCTGTTGTCGGTACTGGGTATCGTATGTTTCGTTTCATTGCTCTTCCCCCTCTATCCTGTGAATCGTTCCCTGATGCCCGTGATCGTTGGACAGAACGCCGCTTTTGTGCTGGCCGCCTTTCTGACATGGACATGGTTGGAAAAAAAGCCGCTTCATGAGTTGGGGTTTGCGGAACCGTCCCCGTTTCGCTCATTCCTTCGCGGAGCCGGTTGGGGAACATTCGGAATCGTTGTTCCGTTTGTGCTCCTGTTGACAACCGGCTGGCTGAGGGTGGACGGATTCTCCGTCTCCTCATCGACGGCGACGGATTTCACATCCGCCTTGTCCGGCTTTTTGATCGTCGCCTTGGGTGAAGAAATCCTGGTACGAGGCTACATACAAACCCTCCTGGTACGTCAATGGGGACGGATCATCGGGGTCTTCAGCGCGTCCCTACTATTTTGTGCCCTCCATTTGGGCAATCCAAACCTCTCTTGGCTTGCTTTGTTCAATCTCTTTTTGGCGGGCGTCATGCTGGGGACGATCAAAGAGACTTTTGGCGGATTGTGGGCACCGATTGGGTTTCATTTTACTTGGAACCTGTGTCAGGAAATGTTGTCGATTCCCGTTTCCGGGCTGCATTTGATCGAACATCCCGTTTTGTATACAAGAGAAACAGGACCCGATTGGGTGACCGGCGGCGGGTTCGGACTGGAAGGCGGGGCCGCGGTCACGGTGTTGCTGATTGCATTAACGGCGGCTTTTTGGCTCCAATCCCGCAAACAGACGGCATCCGATCATTCCCACACTTCCGGATTGACCAAATGA
- a CDS encoding 2-hydroxyacid dehydrogenase, with product MSVHIFVTRELFPEVTERLKQYGQVTIGARDRDLSREELLEGIRGKDAILCMLTDRIDAEVMDACPGLRVISNYAVGYNNIDVVEATKRGIPVTNTPDVLTEATADLTWALLLDVARRVSEGDRLTRSGRWQGWGPRFMLGKDVYGSTLGIVGFGRIGRAVARRARGFDMRVLYHSRTRLTPQEEKKLGVVYRPLDELLAEADFVTLHAPYTPETHHLIGEAELRRMKRTAYLINTARGPLVDERALVRALQEGEIAGAGLDVYEDEPRLTEGLAELEQVVLAPHLGSATLETRLKMAKLAAENLLSALRGEKPPHLVNPEVWE from the coding sequence ATGTCGGTACATATTTTCGTGACGCGCGAGTTGTTTCCGGAAGTGACGGAGCGATTGAAACAATACGGACAAGTGACGATCGGTGCCCGGGACCGGGATTTGTCGCGGGAGGAGCTGTTGGAGGGGATTCGGGGCAAGGATGCGATCCTGTGCATGTTGACTGATCGGATCGACGCGGAAGTGATGGACGCCTGTCCCGGTTTGCGCGTAATCAGCAATTATGCCGTCGGATACAACAATATTGACGTCGTCGAAGCCACCAAGCGGGGGATCCCCGTGACCAACACCCCTGATGTGTTGACGGAAGCCACGGCGGACCTGACCTGGGCATTGTTGTTGGATGTGGCCCGCCGGGTATCGGAGGGGGACCGCTTGACCCGTTCCGGCCGCTGGCAGGGTTGGGGACCCCGTTTCATGCTGGGGAAAGACGTGTATGGTTCCACATTGGGCATCGTCGGCTTCGGGCGTATCGGTCGGGCGGTTGCCCGCCGCGCCCGTGGCTTTGACATGCGCGTGCTTTACCATTCCCGCACACGACTCACCCCGCAGGAGGAAAAGAAACTGGGCGTCGTCTACCGACCGTTGGACGAACTGTTGGCGGAAGCAGATTTCGTGACGCTTCATGCGCCGTATACGCCGGAGACCCATCACCTGATTGGGGAAGCGGAATTGCGTCGGATGAAGCGGACTGCCTATCTCATCAATACCGCCCGTGGCCCGTTGGTGGACGAACGGGCGCTGGTGCGGGCGCTGCAGGAAGGGGAAATTGCCGGGGCCGGATTGGATGTGTACGAAGACGAGCCACGTTTGACGGAGGGATTGGCCGAGCTGGAGCAAGTGGTGTTAGCCCCTCATCTGGGCAGTGCCACGTTGGAAACGCGGTTGAAAATGGCGAAGTTGGCCGCGGAGAATCTGTTGTCCGCTCTCCGCGGTGAGAAGCCTCCTCATTTGGTCAATCCGGAAGTGTGGGAATGA